The window tagaagcACTGGGAGAGATCTGCAAAGATGCGCCGTTTTTGTAGCTTACTGACTTGGagaatttttttactttttacaaaacatcctaGCGGTTTTTCTATAGCTCATTCATGTCACCCATACACAAACTAGTTTTCGTAGCCTACTCACTAGGTGAAAATCTGTTTTCCAAAAACTCTTCtctgttaggccttgtggatcttttgtttattaGCCTTtccactatccattaagtgtaactGTTCTATTTGCacgcttttatttttttatttgtacagttatggttacagactctttCCTCCCTACACTACACTATTTTGAGTAATTTATTTGCCAAAAAATTATTCAAACACAAAGTTGAATATAAATTTGACTGATTGCATTACTATTTtgttctttcaaaaaaaaaaaaaaaatttgatttcACGATAATATCattattgtgaattattttggccacgataatcgtgtagggaaaatctgatattgtgacagccctagtacTTACACAGAGGGGCCATGGTTGTAATGCCGGTTGTAATGGCTGTCACGATGATTGTCAGGATAACTTCTATAGCCGCCTCTGATTGGCTCCAGCTCCGACTTCTCCATTCCATCATTACTAccgagagagatagagaggggggaAAGCATGAAAGTAAGAACGAACAGATCAAGATAAACTGGAcagagggacacagacagacagataaccTTCTCTTTGGCCCAGTCTGTAGGTCTTGCAGGTAGTTCTTCCTTTCTATGGAGTGGCCCCGTGAAGAATTAAACACTGAAATAACAGAGGTAAAGCACATCACATACATGCATGACTGCAGATATACATAACTTCAAGGATGTTAAGTACTCACACTCTACAGCCATGTTAGGATCCATCCCATCCACATCGATCAGGTACCTGAGAGTAAAGGAGGAAGAAATAAGCCTGTTACATGGAAACATAGAATTTGCCAGGACATCCACCAAAGTAAACTAAATGCTCCTTACCTACAGACCAGGTAGCCTGTTCTGTTGAGACCATGAGTACAGTGCACTCCGATCAACTTATCTATGAAAAACATTGatgataaaaatgtttaaataagtTATTTGGTCTTCCCGCTGAtcattaaagatgcattcaAGGTGATGTGATCACCCTCATTGAAATTAATAAGCCCCTCCAAAACCACACTAACCTAAAAAGGTGAACTATTCTTGTTTAAAAGCGACCTCAAGCTGTCAGACATATCACTGCTAATAACTATGTTCCGGTGAGCAGCCAGTCTATCGGGGAGAGAAAGTTACAACTCTCTGTGTTAACAGGCTAAACCAATTATTGGTTTGCAAGCTGGGATCATGTGAACGGAGGGGCTCTTTAAAACAACACAGCCAATCCGTTTCACTAAtgactggggtgtgtgtgtgtattctgggTGTGTTTGACTGACCATTGTCTGTGTTGTCCCGTAGAAACCTGCAGACAGCACGTTTGAAACTAAGGATTGTTGAATCACTGGGAATTTCATGACCAGCTGTGAAGATCTTCAGATAGAACACTGAGTCTGGAAGGtcctaaacacaaacacacgcataaGAAACTACACCATACAGTCTGCATTATTAATGGATCATTCGCAAACTAACAGCACTTTTTGAACAGCTGTTTTGAATAAATTGCATTGGTTAAAAAGTATGTTCATTTGGTTCTCCGATTTCCAAAATATTCGTTGCAACAATAATCTCTAAAACACTGTGTGCGCACTGCAGAACCAATAAGTAAATACAAAGTGTGAGGAGTACttttttatgttaaataaaatgttctagtCAATTAAAGTCGAGGGAAAACAACAGGGCGACCTAATAATTTGGACAGGTAAGATGTAACCTatttgaacatgcatttcacgCTCTAATAGCCAGCTCTTTCGAGTGAACCTAGCCAAAAGAAATGGCTCACAGAAATGCCTTTTGAAATGCCTTTTAAAACTCTGTGTGTGTAACCATGGTGAGTGCGTGTACCTCAGGTTTGTAGTATCGTGTAGTAAAGGTGAGGTCTATGATCAGTCCAAGCTCCTGTCCATCTTTCTCCAGAATCTGCATCAGCTCCCTTGGACCAAATGGCTCAGAATGCTCCACGAGATCACAAAGGGCCTGGAACACACATTGCCGCAGACATTCCTATACTTGACAGAAGCACTAGAACAGCAAGAACAGCAAGTCCCAAACCTTTCCATTCTGGGGACTCCCAAGGACTACCCCTTGCATTATCTTTATTTGACATTGTCAATTGTAACTGTGAAAGTAAAAGATTCAGGTCTACTATGATTATTAGTATTGACAGTGCACTATACACTCATAAATTAAtgtttggagagaaaaaacaaaaacattttgcggATTACCTGCATTACCCCACTGGCCCATTAAACCACTGAACTAAAACACCTGACTGATACCTGTTTTAGGGGGACTTTAAACGAGATGAACCGTGTCCCCGGTATCCTCTTCCCTGCTGCTTGGTAGTCTTCCCATCTGTAGAAGCGAGTGCAGGACAATAATATGATAGCCGTACAAACAGACATGTTAACATTTAGGCTCGCTAGCACTTTAAAGAGTACATCTTCACCTGTCCGGTATCCCTTTTTTCTTATGTGGAGGCATATTTTTCTTGACTTTCTCGCAGGTAATATTTGACGTTATTTATACAGGCAACGTGATCTGAAATATAAGAACGTATTAGTCACTAGTAACGGAAAGCTATATCAGTTAATTGGCTCCCTGTCTCTCAGCAACCCAGACGCAGTCGCTTGCCCAAAGATTAGTTAGctgtttagctagctagccgttggctaactaacgttagcttgATAACTAAATGCAGTGCTCTCTTCAGTGGACCGACCGTTTTGCTGTAACGTTATTGGATTCATTACACACCCCTGAACTACGAACTCTTCTCCGCGGTTTCAAATCATATTTCGTTTTATCTGAAAGAGGAATAACTAAATTAAACTAACCATAGTTTTTTCCCCATGGATAGCGTTCCAGTTGCCGAATGTAAATGACGTAAACAGACTAGTGTAACTACCAAAATGTCTCGGTTTCCCCCTACTGGTATGGATATGGTGAACCGGAGAGAAACCAGGTAAAAGGAAActaaatctcaaatcgcatacttcTATACTATATAGTACGCCAGTTAGTATGTCCAAACGATTGTACGCTGAAAATATTATGCCAATAGTTATTGTTTCGGCTGGATTTTCTACGTTGCATCCGTACATTAAGGTGAACAgatgtctgaaatgaaaaccgTGGATATTTCCAGTTTGGCGGTCAATATATCATTAAAGTATCTGATGTTATTATCTATGAAATAGAAATGGGGATAATTCCGGTTTCTTGTAGTTAGTCTAACGGGCATATTGTgatagacagagaaaacaactatattacagaaacaccacagacaAGTCTGAACTGTCCAATCTGAACAGCCATTCAGTGGTCTTGAATGTCTGGGCAGAATAAGAGCAGAAGAAAACATGAGCAAaattgaaaaacagagacaatgGACTTAATAAAATTCTTCTACAATCTTTCTCTTTTGTTTACTCATTTCTTCTCGTTCTTCATTTCCCTTTCTTTACTTTTCCACCTCATCTTCTACACTCTCCTCACTTCACTCTTATTACTGTTTccttctcactctcctctccaATCTTTAATAGTATactattagaaaaaaaaaattggataACAGATTTCCATTGCTTGcctaatctttttatttttatctcatTTTATCTCAAAACATTGTAGTAATAAATTGGTTTTGTTATCATATCTTTACTATTTCTTCTCAAtctactcttcctcctctccttcctctccactcaaacagaaacaaatgtgcTAGTTATCCATTaagatttcaaaatatattttaaaaatacctgtcaaatcatttaaattgtataaaacaaataaatatcatCATTAATTGTGCATTCAtttaatatgatcatattttcaaaatagcccGTCCACGGCTAgtattatactgtatgtgaaCGTTTTTTAATCTAGAGTAGCTAGCGAACCTCTACATAGCTAACGTTACCTAAAATAACCTATTTTAAACCTTATAGAGCAGATCATCTATCTATTTAATAGTAATACATTGTGACATTATAACATCGCTAGCTATTATTTAGAACGTATTTGAAACCTGTCTAGAAAATACGTCTATGGTGATGTTGTTGATTCACTGTTGTGGACACTTGTTAGCTTCTGGCCGAGTTTCCCCACATGAGTTCTTTCTAAAATTAGCGTGAGCAAGTCATTGGCAGAAGAGTGACTGAAGCTACTATAGCGTGCAGCTCCCTCTGTTGGCCAAAAACAAGCATCGCGCAACCGATAGGCTCTGCTGCCCGGTCTTTTTTGCCACGTAAAATATGATTTCACTTTGCGGCTTTTTAACGCAATTAAAAACTGGGAAATTTCTATGGCAAAcctttttaacatttattcgCTATACTTGATTATCCGGAATTAACATGACAGATATCAACACCGTAATTTTGACTAGTCTTAATTACATTGTGACTTGTCAGAATTTTGATTCAAGATATCTAACACTCTGACTAGTCAACACTACAGTTAAAGATATCTGTAATTCAGTTTTGACTCGTCATCCATCCATACAGGCAGGCAGTGTTGGCAGAACTAATAGATTCCCGAAAATTGGGCTATTTTTGATGACCGTTTGCGGGCAGAAATTGGCAAAAAATAgcgtttgtatgtttttgtagaGTCCGGGTGATTGGGCAGTATCTGTCAATAAAATCGGGAAACCCTGCCTGTTGGGCCAATGGCAAGGTAACCCCTCTTAGACCTTGGCCAAAACTTAAATCACATACATTCTAAATCGTATGACAGATATGTATGCAAGAAGATTAGTATACCCCAAACCATATTACGCAAAAAGTGCCAAGAAGGTCtaatatttctggtggatatttGAAGAAGGCCCTATGCAACATGCCTtttatagaccacaaccccttgcactAAGTGAAAGAGGGGTTTGGAACGATTCTatcgtcttttcatttgacgTCACATACGTTATATCATTGTCATTCACGTATTGGTGAGTTCAAGCTTGGCGATTAATGCGCGACAAAATAATCTAATGTTGACAGCAATTTTATGACGAGATATTTTGTCCCAATTCTGGCCCAACCTACAAGCTAACTTCACCTGCAACCGCAATATATGTATTTGTAGGTAGTATGCGATTTCAGATTCACTCTTCAATTACGTTTTACATAATCACACCCACGTGTACCTGCGCTTGCCATTAATTGAAATGATCTAACTTGATACGGATTTCACGCACCTCAACAGCAATGTAACCAATTAGGTTCTAGTCTGACCCAAACATTTAATGTAGAATAAACTTAGCGACGtggctacaatttgcagaggATTGTGGGTGATATCAACCCTGCACGTGAGCAAAGTCGTTCACTCGGCTCCTTAGGCTTTCATAAATTTGAATGACAGTTAAGACCGTATCAAAACTGCATCCTGTTCTAATGGGAATTCCCCAAGATACAATCTCAGGGCAATGGGGCCATTTGCTTTGCTACCTGTTTTCGGAGAATTTCAAAAGTTATTAGCCGTGTCCGGGATATCCTCTTTCCCACTGCTTGAGTCTTCCCATCTGTAGAGCGAGAGCAGGTCAATGTGATCGGCTTTCTAACGACCGTTTAACATTTAGGCTGACTGGCAGTttataaagtaacattttaccTTTGTGGTATCCCGTTTTCTTGTGTGGAGGCAGTTTTTTCCTCGGGTTGACTCTTACTTAATAGTGAATGTTACTTCTACTGGCAATACGTTCTGAAATATAGTGTGTGTTAGCCAATAGCAACAAACGAACTGATAAGTGAGCTAGTTAAATGGCTGTAACCCAGACATAGTTGTCGCTTTATAAACAGTTAATTCACTAGCTGAGAGTCTGTCTACTTGTCGATTGGAGTCAGCCATAACTCTTAACAGTGATGGGCTGCCTGTAGCATTTGAGTATGTTTGGGTGTGTATTCAAGGTAGGTGTTTGATATCTGCAGTGAGTCACTTTGGCTCAATTAGTAAACCATGGCACTTCATATGCCTGGGCTGTGCGTTTGATTCCCACTTGGCACCAGTAGAAAACAATTGTGATTGCATGACTAAATGTGTCAtgtaaattacttaaatgtatgCATCTGCTATTGTATATtaaatctgctaaatgactaagaACTGTAGAGGAACTTCATATTTTGCTAACATGAACTAAAATGCAAAGAATTCCAGTGGTGTGGTCTTACTGGTTTTTCCCATTGGTGAAAATACCTACATTATCTAAGGGCAACCAAAAGCTGTACTCCTAAATGGTCATGTGTTTTCTCATATTCATTAACTCTTATTTATATAATGGGACTTAAAGATTCCATTGCATTACATGAGTCCAAGCCATTCTGAAAGTGAAGCTACAGCTGAAGGACTATTCAGCAAGGCCTGTAAAAATGATAGATCAGCTGATTATCAGCTAGGTGTTTAAAAGTGAGTACAAAGGTGAGATAACATTAAACACAGGAAAGACCATAGACAAGTGACAGGAATGAACAGAGTTAAGCAATACTAGGATCTATGAAACAACATATAATTCCAAGTTCAGCCTTCTAGGTGTGTTAGTGGCGGGGCGTGTAGCTTACCGGTCTGCAAGTTGGAACAACtgcagtaaaatatatatactcatACACACCCTGAACCAGACACTTTCAGActgtacactgacacacagctcAGGTAGATATTGACCTGCTAGTGGTCTATTTTATGTGTTTCACTTGTTGGACCAAGAGAGTAGAGAGGTCACTACATCCAGCACACTTTCTGTCACATTGAAAGTGCCTCAACTTGACTGCAAGCAGTTGTCTGAAGCAAGGATAGATAGAAAGGATCCCTACTACAACAATTCGACCTGACCACTGGTCTCCAAATACCATGTTTCCAAGGTGGCAGGCAGGAGCTGGAGATGAGGAGTGCAATCGGGCCATCCTGGTCTCAGTGTCAACCTTCGACCATGGGGTTCCGCTATGCAAGAGGCCAGGAGCAAAGAAAGACAACAAGAGACTCCACCGTACACTGACAAGGCTGGGTTACAAAGTtgaaatacacacagaccttaATGCTCAGGAGATATTAACACTCTTCAAGACAGGTAAGACACACACCTGCCTTCTCTGAATCAACCGTTCATCCAACCCAGGAATGTggttacattacattatataaGGACAGGGTGTACCCTGTTAGCCCAATGATGCATGTCAGTTGAGAGCACATCATATTCTCTTATCCAAATGTAATAAAAGTATGTGGTAGTGCAGTAAAATATTAGTTTTATTATAGGACTACCAGCATAACATGACTTTAGTAATATCAATATTAGAATGATTCCTTGAAAGACCAGGAGAGTTTAACATAGAACAATAATAGTTTGCAGCATTGCAGTGTGATTTCTGAATTGTTTGTTCTAATAGTTTCACTTGTAGTGTGTGCCTTTAACTTATTTTTTCGTTGATACATCTGATGCTACACAAAGATAaataacagattttttaaaacagttaaaGTTTTCTGAACTAATCCGGTTTATTAGTAATTAGATGTATTGTCGTTTGTTGTTCCAGTTTAAAATATTCCAGTTGTCTCAGCATCTGAGCCTAGCAATAAGTCTTAATGCATGTTGTTTGTGATGATCAATTCCACCTGTTGGAAATTCAAACTCTGGGTACATTTTAGATGGAACTGCCGCTGCAAGCCAGGATAATCTAGATTGGAAGCCTGATCTGGTCTATAAACCTGGAGTGTTAGGATATATCAAGGACCTAGAAAAAGGTCTTGTTCAATGGAATGCAGTATCTTAAATAATTATAGCAATATATGCTTGCGTATTTTAgaaaaattgtaaaataacccAACATCTCAAAAAGAATGACAGTGAAATTAACTTGGTAACTTGGTTagttttcccacttaccaagcatgtagaagtctgtaatttttatcataggtactcttcaactgcgagagacagaatctaaaacaaaaatccagaaaatcacattatgtgatttttaagtagttaatttgcatttcaatgcTTTGATAATGGGGATATTCAAAGCCTTGGAAACATTCTTACATCCTACCCAtaattggtgcttttgaagaaccttattccagATTTTCTTTGAGTGGCCATGAATTTTTTCGTACAGTTTTCGTTAAGAATTGCACTAACCAACTGAtgggtgtatttaacctgaaatcatgtgaaacaccttgattGCACACAGCGGGACTCCATTTAATGAATTCATATGTGCCTTAGCAAAAACAGTTATTGTGTGAATACCCAAATAATGATTTcctgttttatatttataattacTTTAGAAAAAATATGCTGATTTATTTTACACTTATGACATTGGGGGCTTTGGATGTGTtcatcagtggcaaaaactccttAAATCCATTTTGGGTTCATGTGGTAGatgtccaagggggtgaatacttttgagagccactggaCACCGGTATGGTCCTCAACATCATGAGCCACATATTTTGGGGTAGTTGATTTTCAAAAATTACAAAACCGCTGTCCTCGTGATAATGTATGACACACCTTTCTGAAAACACCAGTATAACAAGCACTGTGTAAACACCTGAAGACATTCACACACTCTGTCGTCAGCCATGCAAACATAAGGTGACTAATGCACAGGATAATTAAAGCAAACTTTTCTGAGCAATGGTCTGTCACCATCACATGCCACAGCCAGGAAAAACATGTCCCAGCCCTCCTCCTCCCTACCGGTTAAggcagtggaggaggatccATCCATTGTTTGGTTCCTCTCAAGGTTTTGCCCTTTTGCTGAGTGTGCTGCTGCATTGTCACTGTGGGACTATAGGCTGTTTTACTTTTTAACGACGGTTGGCCACAAGAACAGTGATGTGTCAATGTGCTGATCGTAGAGAGTGAACGGAAAGTGAAGGAGTGTTTCCTTGCGGTGCTGTCGTCTCACGGGGAGGACGGCTGTGTGTTTGGCGCGGACGGACAGCCTGTTAGACTGTCCCACATCTTCTCCtgcttcagcaacacccacatGGAGAGCAAGACCAAACTGTTCTTCATCCAGGTCAATAGCATCATCACCCGCCTCACACCAAAACAAGTCAgacaatcagtcagtcagtgagtgatATAATAAGTAGTAGCCgccatctttctttctgtctctctaggCATGTCGTGGGGGTGAGCTGGATGATGGTGTAACAGTGGAGACAGATTCAGCTGGAAGTGATGGAACAGAGGACACCCTTTGTCAGTACCTGTCCATTCCCATGGATACGGCAGTGATGTACGCCACCACGCCAGGTTACGGGGCCTTCATGCACCCTCTGGGAGCTGTCTTCCTTCAGACACTCTGCATCCTtttggaggaggaagggggTGGGGCCATGGAGCTGACACGCCTTCTGACACGCCTCTCCCACCGTGTTGCATTCCACTTTGAGGCCAAAggttgtgtgtttggggggaAAAAGGAAATGCCCTGCTTCGTTTCGCGACTGACCAGAGAGGTGTTCCCATTTGCAAGGCCTGAGAAGGGAGGTGCCAATGGACTTTCTACTACGACATTGGTTGACACGGTGTACAACAGACCTCGCAAACCATCTATAAGCTGAAcccacattttttataaaatctAAAGACAACAGTAAATCGTGGACTGACTTTGATTGACAAGGTCTTTTTAGCCAGAGGGTTGGGAGTTTTTTGCGTAGGTTAAGACGGAATTTCCACTGTTACAAGTGTACAGCCTAAGTTTGTGTGCAATTTGGATGACTTAAAAGGAAGTCCGCTGATCAGACATGCAAAGAAAGGAACAGATTTGGAGATGTTGACAGGTTCAGAGTGACTTCTACAGACTGAGGCATTTTAAAATATCCCCAATAATTACATTATCAGGTTGCTGCAACTGTCAGGCtataaacaaagaaataataaatagaatTAAGATAATCAATATACAATAAACAATAAGCTACACTTTAACTGTACTGGACATCTAGAAATTAATAACACAATATTATCATTTGAGTATTTTGCTAAGTTATGGACAACTTATGAGTTATAGCTGCTACTAGTATGTCCTGTTTCAAAACACTCATGTTAATGTAAAATGCTCAATAGCAAAATGCACGGAGTAAAAAATTACTTGAATAAAAATTCAATTAATAGATATTTGAATTTCTTTTGAATATgtcagtgatgtttttttttttaggattgTAATATTCA is drawn from Esox lucius isolate fEsoLuc1 chromosome 14, fEsoLuc1.pri, whole genome shotgun sequence and contains these coding sequences:
- the dusp11 gene encoding RNA/RNP complex-1-interacting phosphatase; its protein translation is MPPHKKKGIPDRWEDYQAAGKRIPGTRFISFKVPLKQALCDLVEHSEPFGPRELMQILEKDGQELGLIIDLTFTTRYYKPEDLPDSVFYLKIFTAGHEIPSDSTILSFKRAVCRFLRDNTDNDKLIGVHCTHGLNRTGYLVCRYLIDVDGMDPNMAVELFNSSRGHSIERKNYLQDLQTGPKRSNDGMEKSELEPIRGGYRSYPDNHRDSHYNRHYNHGPSVPLHRRGMNHQKHSRCLLPPPLPPHGMWSPQPGLLPPPILSNYQWRPPPATWRR
- the LOC105015185 gene encoding caspase-3 — translated: MSRFPPTGMDMVNRRETRWQAGAGDEECNRAILVSVSTFDHGVPLCKRPGAKKDNKRLHRTLTRLGYKVEIHTDLNAQEILTLFKTESERKVKECFLAVLSSHGEDGCVFGADGQPVRLSHIFSCFSNTHMESKTKLFFIQACRGGELDDGVTVETDSAGSDGTEDTLCQYLSIPMDTAVMYATTPGYGAFMHPLGAVFLQTLCILLEEEGGGAMELTRLLTRLSHRVAFHFEAKGCVFGGKKEMPCFVSRLTREVFPFARPEKGGANGLSTTTLVDTVYNRPRKPSIS